The Chthonomonadales bacterium genome contains the following window.
AGCTTGCCCAAAACCTCCAAACGCCGCTGTTGTCTGACGCTCAATGTGATTGTCCCCATACCCATTAGCATGCGGACAAAGTCCCTGAGCAATAACACCGGACATATTCCCTGAGCAGTTACACCGGTGCGGTTTGCCGCTTGACATCGGCGGCCCAATCCGCTACACTGGCGCCGTTGTGAAACCCTTCACAGATCTCCCGAGCGGGTTTTGCAGCCACAACCCAATAGCACAGGCACAGGACACGCATCCAAGTGTGCCGACACAACGCCACCGAAGAAAGGGAACGGATGTCCATCCACCGCCTTCGCTGGGCGCTATTGTGCGTCGCGGCTACTTCCGGAGCGCTACTGGCTCACGGTGCCGAGGCATCACACACTGTCACGGTCAAGCCGGGCGACTCGATCGATAGTCTCGCCCGGCGGTTCGGTGTCTCCACGAGGGATATCGCTCGAGCCAATGGCATTTCCACCGACGGCATTTTGCTCGATGGGAAGCGCCTCACCATCCCCGATCCGCCTCCAAGGGTAGCCCGCCCGGCCACGATGCACGTCGCGGCATCGGTGGTCGGCGACCGCGTTACGGTGCGTCGCGGACCTTACGAGGGTTACCGGTCCGTTACGCTGGTCGACCACGGAACCGATCTGGTCCTGACGCGCCGGGCCGGCGACTGGTTCCAGGTGCGCCTCGCGGACGGCGCCACCGGATGGATCCGTCAGGACTTCGTGCGTTCTGGGGGCCCGGCTGTCGCCCACGCCGGACTGCCGGCCCAGACCGCCAGCGCGCGCCGCGCGCAGGCCAGGGCGGCCCACTCCTCGGCCAGGCGCACCGCGTCGGCGGCCCACAAGAGCTCAAAGCCGGCCCCGGCAAGACGATCGGCCGCGCGCCCGTCCACCAGTACCCAGTCGACGAAGGCACGGGCGTCGTCGCATCGGGTTGCATCGAAGCCGACGCCGAAGCGCGCGGCGCGCTCGAGCAGGGTCGCCACGAAGCCGGCCGGGAAGGTGGCGACGCGCGCGTCCAAGCGTGACAGCGCCCTGGCCCGGCGCCGCACGAAGCCGACGGGCAGCGGCGATGTGGTGCGGACCGCGTATGCCTATCGCGGGGCGCCGTACCGGTACGGCGGCTCATCGAGGGGCGGGTTCGACTGCTCGGGGTTCACGAGCTACGTGTACGCCAGCAAGGGCGTGCGTTTGCCTCACTCGGCCGCTGCGCAGTTCGGGCACGGCAACAAGGTCAACAAGAGCAGTCTGAAGCCCGGCGACCTCGTGTTCTTTGAGACGACCCGGCGCGGCATCTCGCACGTCGGCATCTACGCCGGCAACGGCAGGTTCGTGCACGCTTCCAGCGCCCGCGGCCGTGTGCGCGTCGACTCGCTTAACTCGGGCTACTACAGCGCGCGGTTCCGCGGCGCGCGCCGCGTCCGCAAGTAGAGGGGGGTCGGGGCCGGTCGGCGCGCCGTCGCCGGCCCCGCGGCCCTGCTCGGCAGGGCCGCGCCCGGGCG
Protein-coding sequences here:
- a CDS encoding C40 family peptidase — encoded protein: MSIHRLRWALLCVAATSGALLAHGAEASHTVTVKPGDSIDSLARRFGVSTRDIARANGISTDGILLDGKRLTIPDPPPRVARPATMHVAASVVGDRVTVRRGPYEGYRSVTLVDHGTDLVLTRRAGDWFQVRLADGATGWIRQDFVRSGGPAVAHAGLPAQTASARRAQARAAHSSARRTASAAHKSSKPAPARRSAARPSTSTQSTKARASSHRVASKPTPKRAARSSRVATKPAGKVATRASKRDSALARRRTKPTGSGDVVRTAYAYRGAPYRYGGSSRGGFDCSGFTSYVYASKGVRLPHSAAAQFGHGNKVNKSSLKPGDLVFFETTRRGISHVGIYAGNGRFVHASSARGRVRVDSLNSGYYSARFRGARRVRK